In Halococcus saccharolyticus DSM 5350, the genomic window GGATTGAGCATCTCACCCGTCTTCGAGATGCCGATCCGTACGGCCTCGTCGGCCGTCTCGACGTCGTAGACGGGGACGGCGGCCTCGACGACGACTCGACAATCCATGCGTACTCTTCTCAGTCGGGCGGTATCAACGTTGGGGGCACGTCGAGTCGAAAGCGCCAATCCGTCCCGAAACGTGTATTCCGGCGATGGAAACCGGGATGATCGATCTCGACAGCCTCGCGGGCGGGATCGACCTTCAGGCGACGCTCGAAAGCGGTCAGTCCTTTTGCTGGCACCGCGAGGACGGTCGAACGTACGAGCGTTCGGCGGTCTCCGGTGGGTCGGCGTGGTACACGACCGTGCTCCCGAGGGAGTTTTCCGGCGAACACGAAGTCGTCCGCGTGCGACAGACCGACGGTGGCTTGGAGTGGCAGG contains:
- a CDS encoding DNA N-glycosylase, whose product is METGMIDLDSLAGGIDLQATLESGQSFCWHREDGRTYERSAVSGGSAWYTTVLPREFSGEHEVVRVRQTDGGLEWQ